One window of the Burkholderia ubonensis subsp. mesacidophila genome contains the following:
- a CDS encoding glycoside hydrolase family 31 protein encodes MATLKNPPRFALSAQQGHHLVLTAVDGCRIELFVLADDIIRVLVLPDGALRGPRTWAIAPGMDDVPLEGRDRHDMSGFDPVPYTTIADREHVTIETTCVRLTVALDGGFCAWDILHDGAWQRVMNDRKTQAYNFGWWDARVYHYVERGPDELVVGLGERAGALDRTNQSFEMRNIDAMGYSARTSDPLYKHIPFYVTWQPRTLTGFGLFYDTLADCRFDMGRELDNYHGQYRHFVAEHGDLDYYFIASPATPLHAVRRFTWLTGRPALMPKWGLGYSGSTMSYTDAPDAQERMDEFLARCGEHDILCDSFHLSSGYTSIGPKRYVFNWNRDKFPDVDGFVKRYLDHGVRLCPNIKPCLLQDHPAFDEAAEAGLLIEARNGDPAWVQFWDEVGAYLDFTNPATIDWWKSRVKDSLLRHGIAATWNDNNEFEIWSPDAIAHGFGQPFPAREAKVLQTLLMMRASRDAQREHAPGRRPFLVSRSGGVGMHRYVQTWSGDNTTSWETLRYNLKMGLGLAMSGVSNSGHDIGGFAGPAPEPELLVRWVEFGIFLPRFSIHSWNDDGTVNEPWMYPDVTGEIAGLIKLRYRLIPYLYELLWQSHSAYEPVLRPMFAEFPHDPRCLADGDDMMLGASLLVAPVVEKGRHAREVYLPAATRWVSYWSGETFDGGQTVTFPAPFGQPVMLLREGAVLPLNVAEQHFGRPADERAFIIVPHAGNGVATGRCIDDDGEAEASPGGEQGRWNVAVASDAAALRISVERAGPMRRNQTHVQVSLPAADRRDVVSAHGDIVDERVAGGWRHLTLRIPL; translated from the coding sequence ATGGCCACCTTGAAGAATCCACCGCGCTTCGCGTTGTCCGCCCAGCAGGGCCATCACCTCGTTCTGACCGCCGTGGACGGCTGCCGGATCGAGCTGTTCGTCCTCGCCGACGACATCATCCGCGTGCTCGTGCTGCCTGACGGTGCGTTGCGCGGGCCGCGCACGTGGGCGATCGCGCCCGGAATGGACGATGTGCCGCTCGAAGGCCGCGACCGCCACGACATGAGCGGTTTCGACCCGGTGCCGTATACGACGATTGCCGATCGCGAGCACGTGACGATCGAAACCACGTGCGTGCGGCTCACGGTCGCGCTCGACGGCGGCTTCTGCGCGTGGGACATCCTGCACGACGGCGCATGGCAGCGCGTGATGAACGATCGCAAGACGCAGGCGTACAACTTCGGCTGGTGGGACGCGCGCGTGTATCACTACGTCGAGCGCGGGCCGGACGAACTGGTCGTCGGCCTCGGCGAGCGCGCGGGTGCGCTGGATCGCACGAACCAGAGCTTCGAGATGCGCAACATCGACGCGATGGGCTACAGCGCGCGCACGAGCGATCCGCTCTACAAGCACATCCCGTTCTACGTCACGTGGCAGCCGCGGACGCTGACGGGGTTCGGCCTGTTCTACGACACGCTCGCCGACTGCCGCTTCGACATGGGGCGCGAGCTCGACAACTATCACGGGCAATATCGCCACTTCGTCGCCGAGCACGGCGATCTCGACTATTACTTCATCGCGTCGCCCGCCACGCCGCTGCACGCGGTGCGGCGTTTCACATGGCTGACGGGGCGGCCCGCGCTGATGCCGAAATGGGGACTCGGCTATTCCGGCTCGACGATGAGCTACACCGATGCGCCCGACGCGCAGGAGCGGATGGACGAATTCCTCGCGCGCTGCGGCGAGCACGACATCCTGTGCGACTCGTTTCACCTGTCGTCCGGCTACACGTCGATCGGCCCCAAGCGCTACGTGTTCAACTGGAACCGCGACAAGTTCCCGGACGTCGATGGCTTCGTGAAGCGCTACCTCGATCACGGCGTGCGTCTGTGCCCGAACATCAAGCCGTGCCTGCTGCAGGACCATCCGGCATTCGACGAGGCCGCCGAAGCGGGCCTGCTGATCGAAGCGCGCAACGGCGATCCGGCATGGGTGCAGTTCTGGGACGAAGTGGGCGCCTATCTCGACTTCACGAATCCGGCGACGATCGACTGGTGGAAGTCGCGCGTGAAGGACAGCCTGCTGCGTCACGGCATCGCCGCGACATGGAACGACAACAACGAGTTCGAGATCTGGTCGCCCGATGCGATCGCGCACGGCTTCGGGCAGCCGTTCCCGGCGCGCGAGGCGAAGGTGCTGCAGACCTTGCTGATGATGCGCGCGTCGCGCGACGCGCAGCGCGAACATGCGCCGGGCCGGCGTCCGTTCCTCGTGTCGCGCTCGGGCGGCGTCGGCATGCACCGCTACGTGCAGACGTGGTCCGGCGACAACACCACGTCGTGGGAAACGCTGCGCTACAACCTGAAGATGGGCCTCGGCCTCGCGATGTCGGGCGTGTCGAACAGCGGCCACGACATCGGCGGCTTTGCCGGCCCGGCGCCCGAACCGGAACTGCTGGTGCGCTGGGTGGAATTCGGCATCTTCCTGCCGCGCTTCAGCATCCATTCGTGGAACGACGACGGCACCGTCAACGAACCGTGGATGTATCCGGACGTGACGGGCGAGATCGCCGGGCTGATCAAGCTGCGCTATCGCCTGATTCCCTACCTGTATGAACTGCTGTGGCAATCGCACAGCGCGTATGAGCCCGTATTGCGCCCGATGTTCGCCGAGTTTCCGCATGATCCGCGCTGCCTCGCCGACGGCGACGACATGATGCTCGGCGCGTCGCTGCTCGTCGCACCCGTGGTCGAGAAGGGGCGGCACGCGCGCGAGGTCTATCTGCCGGCGGCCACGCGCTGGGTGTCCTACTGGAGCGGCGAAACGTTCGACGGCGGGCAGACGGTCACGTTTCCGGCGCCGTTCGGGCAGCCCGTGATGCTGCTGCGCGAAGGTGCGGTGCTGCCGCTGAACGTCGCGGAGCAGCATTTCGGCCGCCCCGCCGACGAACGTGCGTTCATCATCGTGCCGCATGCGGGAAACGGCGTCGCAACAGGCCGCTGCATCGACGACGACGGCGAAGCGGAAGCCTCGCCCGGCGGCGAGCAAGGGCGATGGAACGTGGCCGTGGCGAGCGATGCGGCCGCGTTGCGCATCTCGGTCGAACGCGCGGGCCCGATGCGCAGGAATCAGACGCACGTGCAGGTGAGTCTGCCGGCGGCCGACCGTCGCGATGTCGTGAGCGCACACGGCGACATCGTCGACGAGCGCGTGGCCGGCGGCTGGCGCCACCTGACCCTTCGCATTCCACTTTGA
- a CDS encoding porin → MTQTGRTRARAVVLSCLPLAGALLSTGAFAQSSVTLYGVVDNAFAYSSNQRGHSNFYMSQGNLLASKFGLLGAEDLGGGTKVIFRLESGFNSLTGAQSSAGVMFNRQAYVGLSDDRYGTVTLGRQYTPYFQMVGALGPTGVLTGATGAHPGDVDALDTTLRFNNSITYVSPTFGGFAFSGQYALGGVPGSVASGSNFSAALRYDYRPFSVAAGYVKLKDIATSQALGSFAANSPVNNGYATARGVQLIAAAARYEMNNLMVGVNYSNAQYAPGSRSLFTDEAVFNTYGVIATYRFTPAIIVGAGYSYTMASKSNGISDPARYHQISLEQTYSLSKRTTFYALEAYQHARGKSLIASGSTGTSIADAVAVVGDSQNTTPSSGPSQFVGMVGLRHSF, encoded by the coding sequence ATGACGCAAACCGGACGCACGCGTGCGCGTGCCGTTGTCCTCTCGTGCCTGCCGCTGGCCGGCGCGCTCCTGTCGACGGGCGCCTTCGCGCAAAGCAGCGTGACGCTTTACGGCGTCGTCGACAATGCCTTCGCTTATTCGAGCAACCAGCGCGGCCATTCGAACTTCTACATGAGTCAGGGCAACCTGCTGGCGAGCAAGTTCGGCCTGCTCGGCGCGGAAGATCTCGGCGGCGGCACGAAGGTCATTTTCCGCCTTGAAAGCGGCTTCAATTCGCTGACCGGCGCGCAAAGCAGCGCCGGCGTCATGTTCAACCGGCAGGCCTATGTCGGCCTGAGCGACGACAGGTACGGCACGGTGACGCTCGGGCGCCAGTACACGCCGTACTTCCAGATGGTGGGCGCGCTCGGCCCGACCGGCGTGCTGACCGGCGCGACGGGCGCGCATCCGGGCGATGTCGACGCGCTCGATACGACGCTTCGATTCAATAATTCGATTACCTATGTATCGCCGACGTTCGGCGGCTTCGCGTTCAGCGGCCAGTACGCGCTCGGCGGCGTGCCGGGCAGCGTGGCAAGCGGCAGCAACTTCAGCGCGGCGCTCCGCTACGACTACCGGCCCTTTTCGGTGGCAGCCGGATACGTGAAGCTGAAAGACATCGCGACGAGCCAGGCGCTCGGCAGCTTCGCGGCCAATTCGCCCGTCAACAACGGCTATGCGACGGCGCGCGGCGTACAGCTAATCGCCGCCGCGGCCCGCTATGAGATGAACAACCTGATGGTCGGCGTGAACTACTCGAACGCGCAGTACGCGCCCGGCTCGCGCTCGCTGTTCACGGACGAGGCCGTATTCAATACGTATGGCGTGATCGCGACGTACCGCTTCACCCCTGCCATCATCGTCGGCGCGGGATACAGCTACACGATGGCGAGCAAGTCGAACGGGATCAGCGATCCGGCGCGCTATCACCAGATTTCGCTCGAGCAAACCTACAGCCTGTCGAAGCGCACGACGTTCTACGCGCTCGAAGCCTATCAACACGCGCGCGGCAAGTCGCTCATCGCGTCGGGCAGCACGGGTACGAGCATTGCCGACGCGGTGGCGGTCGTCGGCGACTCGCAGAATACGACGCCATCGTCCGGACCTTCGCAGTTCGTCGGCATGGTGGGATTGCGCCACTCCTTCTGA
- a CDS encoding MFS transporter: MRKIIGLRWWIIALVCLGTIVNYLSRNALGVMAPELKTLLHMNTQQYSYVVGAFQVGYTIMQPVCGLIIDLIGLRIGFAVFACLWSLTGVLHGFAGGWLSLAALRGLMGLTEAVAIPAGMKVVAEWFPNREKSVAVGYFNAGTSLGSLLAPPLVVFLSLRYGWQSAFAVTGALGFVWAAIWYVFYRSPADHARISTNERDAIIGGQTPVASGSQDKRRVREVLGTRRFWAIAQARFFAEPAWQTFSFWIPLYLATERHMDLKQIAMFAWLPFLAADLGGLFGGYLSPFLMKRFRMPLIWSRVAGVVLGAFMMIGPACIGLVASPYQAIALFCVGGFAHQMISALVNTLAADVFEPGEVGTAAGFAGMAAWIGGLGFSLLVGALADKLGYGPLFGALGAFDLIGATLLVILMRGVTRDATPQKIDHGAHSAA, encoded by the coding sequence TTGCGGAAAATCATAGGCTTGCGCTGGTGGATCATTGCGCTCGTGTGCCTCGGGACGATCGTCAATTACCTGTCGCGCAACGCGCTCGGCGTGATGGCGCCCGAATTGAAGACCCTGCTGCACATGAATACGCAGCAATACTCGTATGTCGTCGGAGCATTCCAGGTCGGATACACGATCATGCAGCCGGTGTGCGGGCTGATCATCGACCTGATCGGCCTACGCATCGGTTTCGCGGTGTTCGCTTGCCTGTGGTCGCTGACGGGCGTGCTGCACGGCTTCGCGGGCGGCTGGCTGTCGCTCGCGGCGCTGCGCGGCCTGATGGGGCTGACGGAGGCCGTCGCGATTCCTGCCGGCATGAAGGTCGTGGCCGAGTGGTTTCCGAACCGTGAGAAGTCGGTGGCGGTCGGCTACTTCAACGCCGGCACCTCGCTCGGCTCCCTGCTCGCGCCGCCGCTCGTCGTGTTCCTGTCGCTGCGCTACGGCTGGCAAAGCGCATTTGCGGTCACGGGCGCGCTCGGTTTCGTCTGGGCCGCGATCTGGTACGTGTTCTATCGCTCGCCGGCCGATCATGCGCGCATCAGCACGAACGAACGCGACGCGATCATCGGCGGCCAGACGCCGGTGGCGTCCGGCTCGCAGGACAAGCGCCGCGTGCGCGAAGTGCTGGGCACACGCCGTTTCTGGGCGATCGCGCAGGCGCGCTTCTTCGCGGAGCCGGCGTGGCAGACGTTCAGTTTCTGGATTCCGCTGTATCTCGCCACCGAGCGGCACATGGACCTGAAGCAGATCGCGATGTTCGCGTGGCTGCCGTTCCTCGCGGCCGACCTTGGCGGGTTGTTCGGCGGCTATCTGTCGCCGTTCCTGATGAAGCGGTTTCGCATGCCGCTGATCTGGTCGCGCGTCGCGGGCGTCGTGCTCGGCGCGTTCATGATGATCGGCCCGGCCTGTATCGGGCTCGTCGCGTCGCCGTACCAGGCGATCGCCCTCTTCTGCGTCGGCGGCTTCGCGCACCAGATGATTTCGGCGCTCGTGAATACGCTGGCGGCCGACGTCTTCGAGCCCGGCGAAGTCGGCACCGCCGCGGGCTTCGCTGGGATGGCGGCGTGGATCGGCGGGCTGGGTTTCTCGCTGCTGGTCGGCGCGCTGGCCGACAAGCTCGGCTACGGGCCGCTGTTCGGCGCGCTCGGCGCGTTCGACCTGATCGGCGCGACGCTGCTCGTCATCCTGATGCGCGGCGTGACGCGCGACGCCACGCCGCAAAAAATCGACCACGGCGCGCATTCCGCCGCCTGA
- a CDS encoding acyltransferase family protein has protein sequence MFSYIITLIIVTVFFSSNIWRFIDEPASAGKHRVTAIDGMRGYLALSVMLHHAVIARTWLSTGRWSLPEDWLFSQLGSVAVALFFMITGYLFWGKLLARDGRVDWLRLYIGRFFRIAPIYWIAITGLVIVVFARSGFQLQDSPTDVAKALAQWYALGFLVQHDFNGYENVWIIVAGVVWTLKYEWRFYIALLPASLFARPRLHLIAAFAFLLLSIAGAQLSHAESWKYLTMFAIGMLTASLAKAEIRIPLARNLSSAIALIALGAACWVHPEPFSTLQALLLGIMFFQVANGADIFGLLSSRAAVRLGHISYGIYLLHGFVFSIGFDNAAIRPIVMRGSIEFWIVTIVGALVLSAIAALLHASVERPFIDLGHRVGKRASAGVGRWMAAKGNAGNERLGDGTTG, from the coding sequence ATGTTCAGCTACATCATTACTCTAATAATCGTTACCGTTTTCTTCTCGTCGAATATCTGGCGTTTTATCGATGAGCCGGCGTCGGCCGGCAAGCATCGCGTTACCGCCATCGACGGGATGCGCGGTTACCTCGCATTGAGCGTCATGCTCCATCACGCCGTCATTGCGCGGACATGGCTGTCGACAGGGCGCTGGAGCCTGCCTGAAGACTGGTTGTTCTCGCAGCTCGGGAGCGTGGCGGTCGCGCTGTTCTTCATGATCACCGGGTATCTTTTTTGGGGAAAACTGCTCGCCCGCGATGGGCGAGTCGACTGGCTTCGCCTCTACATCGGGCGGTTCTTCCGGATCGCGCCGATATACTGGATTGCCATTACCGGTCTCGTCATCGTCGTCTTCGCACGTAGCGGCTTCCAGTTGCAGGACTCGCCCACGGACGTGGCGAAAGCTCTGGCGCAGTGGTATGCGCTCGGCTTCCTGGTGCAGCATGACTTCAATGGCTATGAAAACGTCTGGATCATTGTCGCCGGCGTTGTCTGGACATTGAAATATGAGTGGCGCTTCTACATCGCATTGTTGCCGGCGTCGCTTTTCGCAAGACCGCGGCTGCACTTGATTGCCGCATTCGCATTTCTGTTGCTGTCGATCGCGGGGGCGCAATTGTCCCATGCGGAAAGCTGGAAATACCTGACGATGTTCGCCATCGGCATGTTGACGGCATCGCTTGCAAAGGCCGAGATCCGTATTCCGTTGGCGCGTAACTTGTCTTCCGCAATCGCGCTGATTGCGTTGGGCGCAGCCTGTTGGGTGCATCCGGAGCCGTTCAGTACGCTGCAGGCATTGCTGCTGGGAATCATGTTTTTTCAGGTCGCCAACGGTGCGGACATTTTCGGCCTGCTCTCGAGTCGCGCAGCCGTCCGGCTTGGCCATATCAGTTACGGTATCTATCTGCTTCACGGCTTCGTCTTTTCAATCGGCTTCGACAATGCCGCCATCCGACCGATCGTCATGCGAGGATCGATTGAATTCTGGATCGTGACGATTGTCGGCGCGCTGGTGTTGTCAGCGATCGCCGCGCTGCTCCATGCGTCAGTGGAGCGGCCGTTCATCGATCTTGGACACCGGGTCGGTAAGCGAGCGAGCGCTGGCGTTGGCCGTTGGATGGCGGCGAAAGGCAATGCCGGGAACGAACGGTTGGGGGACGGCACGACAGGCTAA